From Sphingobacterium bambusae:
TTTGGTCGGTGCGCACCATGTCTGTCGCCTTAAAAAATAGCCAAGTTGCCGCTACGCCAGAGAGCAGAGCCACAAAAAAAGTCTGCAGCAACATGCTTTGATTAGGCAAGCTTTCCTGTGCGACACCATATACCGAAAGGACTATCCAAAAGGGTAGGCTGGCCAATGTCATGCCAAATAGACGCTGTATAGCCGAGAGCTTTCCTTGCGTTAATTGCATCATCTTCCGGTTGCCAAGCGGATAAGCAAAAGCAGCAATCAACACGGGTAAAATACTTTTTAAGAGATCGGTTGTAGATACGGACTTTGCCTGCGGAATTTGCAGGATAAAAACGCCGAACAGAATAATTAAGGAGAAGAAAATTGTTTTCCAAGATAGTTTTTCATGGGATGGGCCGATGATTGGAACAAGGCACATGCCGGCAATTATCGTGATCTGCCAAGTGCTAGCCAACAACCACCCAGGTGCAAAGGATGCCGCATAGGTTAGGCCCGCATAAAATATCCCAAAGCCCACTGTGCTCCACAGTAGCCAGGCGCCGAGCTGTTTCGACATTGTTCGCAGTAGCGGAAGGAGCTCTTTTCGCGCCAGCAAGATGGGCAGTAGCAGTGCAATCATCCAATAATACCGAAACGCGGCGCTCCAAATCCAAGAACCACCACCGAGGGACATGGATCTATTGAGCACAAAGGTGGCCGCAAAAAATAGGGCCGAAAGTATCCCAAGAAGAATGGATTTTGTTTTTATTGTCATGTGCTGTCCGCAGCCTAGAGATCAAGTCCTTTTTTTTCTTCCACCTCAAAGACCGAATCTATTTTCCAATTGGCTTTATCTTTCGATGCTTTTACGGCCAGCTGGTCGCAGCGCTCGTTCAATGGGTGGCCAGCATGCCCCTTTACCCAAACCAATTTAACCTGATGGTGCTTGTAAAGGTTGATCAGGCGGAGCCATAAATCTTTATTTTTTTTACCTTGGAAACCTTTTTGTATCCAGCCGAAAACCCATTTTTTGTCGATGGCGTCGATCACATACTTCGAGTCAGAATAGATGGTCACCTTTTGATTGATATTCTTTAAAGCTTCAAGACCTATGATCACTGCTAGAAGCTCCATTCTATTGTTGGTCGTTTTCCGGAATCCGCCTGAAAATTCCTTCTCGATAAGTTTCCCTTGAAACGCTTCATTGTTTCCCTGATAAACGGTTCTTAATATGGTGCCATAACCTCCCGGTCCGGGATTCCCGCTAGAAGCTCCATCGGTGTAAAGTTCAATCATCGCTCAAAATTACACATTATCTTTTTATCCTTTTACAATATATTTATATCTTCAACGGCAGTTTAAAATTTAAATGATGATGAAAATTAAAAGTCTAGCACTTAGTGTACCGCTGTTATGCTGCACAATGTTTACGTTAAAAGCGCAACAACAACCGCAGGACGATAAAATGACTTGGTTTGAAGATGCCAAATTGGGGGTTTTCATCCACTGGGGTATTTATGCTGTGGATGGGATTTCCGAATCTTGGGCTTTCTTCAACAACTACCTCAGCCATGAACGTTACCTACGTCAGTTGGATGGCTTTACCGCAAAGAAATATAAACCCAAGGAATGGGCAGATTTGATTCAGGCCTCCGGAGCTAAGTATGCCGTCATTACGTCAAAGCACCACGACGGTGTCGCTCTGTGGGATTCGCAGGCGCCAGAGGCCTTAACTACGAAAAAGCATGCCGCCGCGAAAAGTGACGTATTAAGTCCATTTATCGACCGATTGAAACAAACCGGTTTGAAAACAGGCATATATTTTTCCTTGCCCGATTGGAGCCATCCTTATTATGACGTACATACGCGCACGCGGAAACGCTATGATATAGCTGCCGATCCAAAGCGATGGGATAGCTATGTACAGTATTATCAACAACAGTTGGATGAACTTTCGAAAGCATACCGTCCCGACTTATTGTGGTTTGATGGTGATTGGGAGCATAGTTCTGCCCAATGGGATGCCCCCGGTACCCTGCAGCTGCTCCGCCGGTACAATCCACAGATCATTATCAACTCGCGCTTGAACCATCACGGCGACTACGAGACGCCAGAGCAGGGCGTGCCTGTCGTCAAGCCTGCAGGCGCACATTGGGAGCTCTGCTATACGATGAATGATTCCTGGGGCTACCAGCCTTTCGATCGGCATTATAAAACGCCGAATATGATTGTGCGCACACTTATCGATTGTATGGCGATGGGCGGTAATCTACTGTTGGATATAGGTCCCAAGGCCGATGGTACCTTGCCGGAAGAACAAGTTGCTATCCTTCGCGAGTTGGGGCGCTGGACAAAAAAACATGGGGAGGCGGTTTACGGAACACAAGCAGGGTTGAATGATGGTCGCTTGCGCGAAAAAAATACTTTTTCCAAAAACGGTAAGACGCTTTACATCTACCTCGATAGCCAGCGAGCTAGGTATCGTTTGCACAACCTGCTGACGCCTGTAAAAAATGTACGTATAGTTGGGCAACCGACCAAGCTCGTCTACAGCTTCAAAGAACAATTGTTGGATGTTAACTTGCCGACAAATGCTTTTGATGCGGTGGCTTCGGTGTTGGCTGTCGATTTTGATACTGCACCTCAGTTTGCGGAAGATAAGACCTCGACGGCCTACAGCCTCATGGAAATGCTCGCCGAGCCCAGCGTTGAGGATGCTGCCGAACATATCGCGGTAAGCAGCGATGCCGGAGATAATATCTTTGCAGGCAAGCTAACCGAGGATGGTGTTTTCCTAACTTCGGAATATGATGCGGCCAATGTAGAGTTGAAGCAATGGATAAGTAAACACGCGGAAGTTCTTCACGATGCACATGCCGGGATGCCACAAGGACATTATGCTGGATATTCCGCGCTGTCAAAAGATAGCAAAACACTGTATCTGTTTGTTGAGGGACAGCCGACTGGTCCAATTGCTTTGAAGGGGCTGAAAAATAGCATTGCCCGTATTCGTATCGTCGGCGAGGGGTCGATGTTAAGCCATCAGATCTTTAACAAGTTGTATTGGAGCGCTATTCCAGGCATCGTCTATATCGATATTCCGAAAGAACGACTGGATAAAAAGATGACGGTTATCGCTGTTCTATTGGATAAGCCTATTGATCTGTATCGCGAGAAGGTGGGCGCTATAGAGAATAACCTCTAACGACTTTTATTTTTTTCGGCTAAGGGCCTATTTGTGCCTATTGGTCGATAAAGATGCCAAATCGCTTTCGGATATTGCGTAAGATGTAGGCCGAGCTGACTACGATGGAAAGGCCGATAAGACAGCCTATCCCCACAGACGCGAAGCGCAGGATCGGCGTGTAGGAGAGTTCTTCCTGATGGGGCTGTACCATAATGATCAAGAGGGCGACAACAGCGACTCTCGCCATATTCATGATTTTGAAAAAACGACAGACTAAGATGGTGACAAGCATGCCGATGACGATCATGTAAAGGGAATTGCCGTTGATGATAATGCAAAGCAGCGCGACAACGGAGCCGACAAAGTTGGATTTAAATCGCTCTATCGATAGGCGTTTGGAGTCATTTTCTTCTGGCGATATCACTAAGATAATGGATAGTAGTGACCAGAATAGCTCGAAGTGTACGAATTTTGTGTAGAGCAGGTAGCCGATCGTGAATCCAATCAAGCAACGAAGCGTGTAAATAAGTACTGGAGATGCGATGGCTCTCCTTATCAGAGCATTAATCATTTTTCTTTTGTTCTGCGGAAGAGGGGAGACTCTTCTCGTATTATTAAAGGCAAAGTTAAGGCATTTCGTGTGGAATGTGCAATGGATGTAGACTGATTTTATAAAAAAAAACAAAAAACCACTGTGTATAGCAGTGGTTTTTTGTTTTGTACAAGCTTTAAGCCAGTTTAATAGATAGGTCTTTTGCTTTTTTGACTTTTTGTTTCAAGAGCGCCAAATCAATCACTTCCGACATCTTGGTCACATAATGAAAAGTAAGATCCTTAATATAGTCTTCTTTAATTTCCAAGATATCTTTTTCGTTTGCTTTGCAAAGAATGATTTCCTTGATGTTGGCACGCTTGGCAGCCAATATTTTCTCTTTAATCCCCCCAACAGGAAGCACGCGTCCGCGAAGTGTAATTTCGCCCGTCATGGCCAATTTCTCCTTCACCTTGCGTTGTGTAAATAGGGATGTAAGCGCTGTCAGCATAGTGATTCCTGCAGAAGGTCCATCTTTTGGTGTAGCCCCTGCCGGCACGTGTACATTGACATCCCATTGATCGAACACTTTGTAGTCGATATCAAAATCTTCGGCATGCGAACGCAGGTAGGCCATGGCAATCGCTGCTGACTCTTTCATCACATCGCCTAAATTTCCTGTTAGGCTCAGCTTTCCCTTTCCGGGGCTAAGGCTAGACTCGATAAACAGGATATCTCCTCCAACGGACGTCCAGGCAAGTCCCGTCACTACACCAGCAACCTCATTGTCTTCATATAGATCTTTGTCAAATATTGGTGCCCCAAGGATTTCTTCAACCATCGGCACATCAATCTTAGCGCTGTGTTCCTTTTCCATAACGATCCGTGTTGCGATTCCGCGAACAATGGAGCCTATTTTCTTTTCCAGTCCACGTACGCCCGACTCACGGGTGTACTCATCAATGATCTTTTCAATCACTTTATTGTTCAGGTTGGCGTCTTTTTTTGTCAACCCATGCACTTCCAGCTGCTTAGGCAGGAGATGTTTTTTTGAAATCTCGATCTTCTCTTCAATGGTGTATCCGTTTACTTCGATGATCTCCATACGGTCAAGTAACGCAGGCTGAATGCCATTCAGCGAGTTGGCCGTAGCAATAAACATCACTTTCGATAGATCATATTCCATCTCCACATAGTGGTCGTAGAAGTTGGTATTCTGTTCCGGATCCAGTACTTCCAGCAGCGCCGATGAAGGATCACCTTTAAAGTCTGAACCTAATTTGTCGATCTCATCCAATACAAAGACCGGGTTGGAGGCACCTGCCTTTTTCAAAGATTGTATAATCCGTCCCGGCATGGCACCAATATAAGTTTTACGGTGTCCGCGTATTTCCGCTTCATCGCGCACACCACCTAAGGCCATGCGCGTATATTTACGACCTAGTGCTTTTGCTACCGATTTGCCGAGAGACGTTTTACCCACGCCCGGAGGGCCCACTAAGCAAAGGATGGGCGCTTTCATGTTGTTCTTCAGCTTCAATACCGCGAGGTACTCGATAATGCGGCGTTTTACTTTCTCCAGGCCATAATGATCCTTGTCTAGCACCTTCACAGCACGATTCAGGTCAAAATTATCCTTTGTATAATCGCCCCAAGGCAAATCCAACAACAATTCAAGATAGTTGATCTGTACCGAGTAATCTGCCGCGGCAGGGTTGATACGCCCCAGTTTTTCCAACTCCTTGTTGAAATGCTTCTGTACCTCCACAGGCCATTTCTTTGCTTTCGATCGTTTTTCAAGCTCCTGCATCTCCAAATCAGGCGTATTGCCGCCCAATTCCTCTTGAATGGTCTTCAACTGCTGGTTTAGGAAGTAGTCGCGCTGCTGCTTGTCTAAGTCGATACGCACCTTGTTCTGAATTTGATTTTTCAGTTCCAAGAGCTGTATCTCGGTGGTCAAATGCTCCAACAAGGTTTTAGCCCGTTTCACAAAATCTTTCGTTTCCAAAAGGCTTTGTTTTTGTTCCGTCTCCAACGACATGTTCGATGAAATGAAATTCACCAAGAAGGTGGGGCTCTCGATATTTTTTATGGCCAAACCAGCTTCACTAGGTAAGTTTGGTGAAAGCTGTATGATTTGCAATGCCAATTCTTTGATTGAAGAGATCAAAGCCTTAAACTCCCTGTTCGCAACCTTCGGCTTCTCTTCGGGCACGCGCTCCACGCGAGCCTTCAGGTAGGGCTCACTGCTAAGTAGCTCGGTAATGCGAAAGCGCTGTTTTCCTTGGATGATCACCGTCGTGTTACCATCGGGCATTTGCAAGATCTTAATGATGCTCGCTACGGTACCAATCTTGTGCAATTGATCTACCGTTGGCTCCTCGATGTTCATGTCCTTCTGTGAAAGCACTCCAATCGTGCGATCGCCTTTATATGCTTCTTTAACGAGCTTGATCGATTTGTCACGCCCCACGGTAATAGGGATAACAACACCGGGAAAAAGTACTGTATTGCGTAAAGGAAGAATGGGCAATATCTCTGGAATATCTGCCTTGCTCATTTCCTCTTCGTCTTGTGAACTCATCAGGGGAAAAAATTCTGTGTCTTCATTAATGACAGAAAGTACCTGATTGAGGTCAAATGTGTCGTTTTTGTTCATATATACTGTATTCATCCGACATTATGTCAGATTTTTAGATAGTTTCTATTCTAGTAAATTATTTCCCCTATAATTGCAAGAGCAATGCCAACTTTAAAATTTGGTATTATTTATGTTAAGAAAGAGAATATCCTGCTAAATGGGTCCAAACGTGTCGCTAAAGAAACAATGCTTTCCGATAAAATGTGGAAATGTTAATAATTTCGCGTTGTGGGCTTAAACTATTTAACAGAGATTTATGTCAACTGTTTAATGTAAAATAGGAAAAAAATATTAGAATCCATAAAATAGAGAATATGAAACGTAGATTTTTGAATAAACAGTGGAAATCGGTAAGATTGGGCTTGGCTGCTGCGGCGTTGGCTTTTTGCACGTTGGGCGTTCAGGCGCAAGATCAATCGCAACATAGCAACCCGAATGTTCGTTTAGGACAGAAGGCATTGCTTGACGGCGATTTTAAAGCGGCGGCGGGCCACCTGCAAAAGGCGTTGCCATCAGAAGCTAACGATCCGGATGTACAATATTTGCTTGGCTATTCGCAATTTCACAATGGTGACTACAGCAAAGCTATAGAAACATTTAAAAAAGTGATTGCCTTGGATGCTAAGCATACATCAGCTTACTATTACAAAGGTAAAGCGAGCAATAACTTGGCGGTTGCCAGCGGAAGCAAATTGACCAATGCTGTAAAAGAGCAGTTGTTGAAAACAGCGATTGAAGATTACAGCAAAGCCATCGCTATCAATGCCAACGATGCTAAGTTATACCAAAATAGAGCAATTGCTTATCGCGACTTAGGTATCCTTACAGGAACGAGTGGAGCGGCAAACTACGACAAAACAAAAGCAGCTGATGCCTACGGCAAGGCTGTTACAGACTACGAAAAAGTGTTGACCTACGATGCTTCACGTAAAGACATACAGACCGAGGTGAAGAAAGCCAAGGTTTACAGAGACAACTTAAAATAGTAAGCTAAATTAGTAGGAAAACGGTGAGCAAAATTTTGTTCACCGTTTCTTTTTTTACACATTTCGAATCCAGCGCGCGTGTTTGGTGTTTCCGACTTGGTTGTATTATGCCTTTCGTGTCACGAAAACGTCATCTGCTGCGCTTCCAGCAAATAATTTTTATTTGCCAGGGCTGCTTCACGAATTTATGGCTATTTTAGCCTAGCAGACATTGGTTTTAGCGTTTTCTGCCAGTTGGTAGGTTTGAAGGATAGCGTACTCGGAAATTGGTGTATGAGGACGATAAGGCTGGGACGTAATAGCACGCGGAGCATTTTGAGCTATCAACGAAAGAATATTGGAATATATACACATATGAAGAATAGAAGAACATTTATTAAAAATAGCTTGGGCCTCGCGGCGGGATTGGCTGTAGCAAAAGTTGGTCAGGCAGGTACGTTTTTGGGCGATACATCGCTGTTTGCCTTTCAATTTGTGCAAGAGCCACTAGCTTATGCTTTTAACGCTTTGGAGCCTGCCATTGATGCACAAACCATGCAGATTCACTATGAGCGGCATTATGGCACCTATGTAAAGAATGCGAATGAAGCTATTGCTGCAGAAAATGTACAGGCCGCCGATGCGATAGCTATTTTCAAGGATATCGATAAATACAGCGCAAAGTTACGCAACAACGCTGGTGGCGCTTATAATCACGCTCACTTCTGGAAAACCTTGCGCGCGCCGAAAGCGGATAATAAACCAACAGGGGCATTAGCTGCCGCTATCGACAAGACTTTCGGAAGCTTTGATAAGTTTAAGGAGGAGTTTACTAAAGCGGCTACCCAACAGTTTGGTTCGGGCTGGGCTTGGTTGGTGCTCGATGCTGGAAAACTTAAGGTTGGCGGTACTCCAAATCAGGATAATCCTTTGATGAAAGGCGTAGCTCTTCAAGGAAAGCCATTGTTGGGGCTTGATGTGTGGGAGCATGCCTACTACTTAAAATACCAAAATAAACGTCCAGACTATGTAGCCGGCTTCTGGTCGGTGGTTAACTGGGACGAGGTGCAGAAACAATTTAGTGCCAAGTAGGCCGAAGCAATGATTTAGTGACATTGCGGTACGTCTCGTAAATACCCATGGACGATATCCTTTGCTGTGCTAGCGAGCATAGTAAAGGATATCGTTTTTTTTAGCACTTATTGTTCATCGAGGCAGCCCGTTGTTGGCTGTTGTTCATATTTGGCCAATAGCGCAAAGGATGTTAGTGCTGAAGCTGACGATGCACAATCGACGTCCTTATTTGGTAATTTATCCGGTATAGGGTTATCATTTGCTTTGCTACGCATCACATAGGATTTCTGTAGGCAACGGAAAGGCTCTTCGTCTTTGAGGTATATACGTTGCTCCTGCACCTCATCTCGGGTGGCGCCCTCTGCCGCCGAGCCACTGTCAAACGACCAAGTTGTGGCTTGTCTAAACTGAAAGAATGGTTTCTTATCCCGCACAAAGTAAGTTTCGTCCACTTCGTGATGGCTGTACTCACCATAGCTATGTTTGATCAGCAGCAGCTTGCCTTTTTCCGAATAGTATACCACACGTCCATTACGTTCTTCCTGACAGTCATATTCAAAAAATGTACTGTCCAAGGCTCCTTTCTGCAGGCGTTCCATCGTCTGCACATACGCATCCTGTATCGCTGCCACCGTTTCCAAAGACTGATCGGTAATTGGAGGTGTTAGGCTGTCTGCTGTTGAATTATCCGGAAGTATTTGTGTCGTATCATCGGTGCCGTTTTTTTTCGTTTCTGTATGGCAGGAGGCAAGCAGCGTGCTACCTGCAAGTAAAAGATATATTGGTCGCATCATACCTGTTTTTGTTCGAGGAAAGAACAAGTGAGCTTGTCTTTTGGTTTTTACAGCATAGCCTTTCCTCTGCAGCGTGTTGGCATATTACGCGCTGTTAGCTTTGTCAAATAATAGATATTCAGGTGTTTATTGTTGCTGTGTTAAAATAATTTTCGTACATTTAAGGAGAGCGGTTGGCAGCGCAGCAGAATGTGCAGTTGGCTTCCTTTACGTTAACCAAGGCAGCGGGTAGCTTCCGTCTGCGATTGTTTTATTTGTAAGACCCAATTATATGATATATTCCCCCGGCCTCCGTTTTAGGGAGGCCATGCAGCATGAGAAACCCTTACAGATTGTTGGCGCTATCAACGCCAATCATGCCCTTTTGGCACAGCAGGCGGGCTTCCAAGCCATCTACCTCTCTGGTGGAGGGGTGGCCGCCGGTTCTTTGGGTATTCCCGATTTGGGCATCACCAACTTGCAGGATGTATTGATCGATGCCGATCGTATCGGCAATGTATGTCCGCTACCACTGTTGGTGGATATTGATACAGGTTTTGGACCTTCGGCATTCAATATTGAGCGCACGATACGCGCGCTGATCAAGGTGGGGGTGGCAGCCGTACACATTGAAGATCAGGTGGGCGCCAAGCGCTGTGGCCATAGGCCCGGAAAAGAATTGGTGTCCGCAGGGGAGATGTGCGACCGTATCAGGGCCGCAGCCGATGCACGTACCGATGAAAATTTTGTATTGGGCGCGCGCACCGACGCGCTGGCAAGCGAAGGTTTGGAAAAAGCATTGGATCGTGCGGTGGCCTATAAAGAGGCTGGAGCCGACTTTATCTTCGCGGAAGCCGTTCATCGACTGGAGGACTACAGTCGGTTTCGCGAAGCGACGGGATTGCCCATTCTGGCTAATATCACCGAGTTTGGCCAAACTCCGTTATTTACCGTCGATCAATTGGAGGCGGCCGGCGTAGCGCTGGTACTTTATCCGCTTTCGGCCTTTCGCGCAGCCAACAAGGCCGCAGAAATGGTGTACAACAACATTCGGCAGGACGGTACGCAGGCGGCCGCGATTCCGGCGATGCAGACACGTGAAGAACTGTATAACAGCATAAACTATTACGCATACGAGCATAAATTAGATCAATTGTTTAATACCGATCAAGATGGAAAAAACAAATGAAACAGGTTTTAAGCCCAAGAAAAGCGTCGCCTTGTCGGGTGTGCTGGCGGGCAACACGGCCTTAAGTACGGTAGGGAAAAGTGGAAATGACCTGCACTACCGCGGTTATGATATTTTGGATTTGGCATGGAAGGCTTCTTTTGAAGAGGTAGCTTACCTATTGATATATGGCGCCTTGCCAACAGAGCCACAGTTGCATACCTTTCAAACGCAGGTAGCGAGCCAACGTGGTTTACCTATTGCGATACAACGTATCTTGAAGCAACTTCCAACAACGGCACATCCCATGGATGTGCTACGCACCTATGTCTCTTTTTTCGGCAGTCTACAGCCCGAGAAAGAAAGTCAGCCCTTGGCGGCTGCACGAGACATAGCAAGTCGTCTGATGGCTTCCATGGCCTCGGCACTGCTCTATTGGCACCACTTCAGCCAAAACGGTCGCGAAATTAACGTAGAAACTTCGGATGATACCGTGGGTGGTCATTTTCTACATCTGCTGCATGGCAGTGCGCCATCGGCTTCTTGGGTGAGGGCCATGCAGGTGTCGCTAAACCTGTACGCCGAGCATGAGTTCAATGCGTCGACCTTCACGGCAAGGGTGATCGCCGGAACAGGATCGGACATCTATTCCTGTATCGCTGGTGCCATTGGAGCCTTGCGCGGTCCCAAGCATGGAGGTGCCAATGAGGTGGCTTTTGAGATACAGAGTCGCTACGCCGATGCGGACGAGGCGGAGGCGGATATCCGAAAACGATTGGCGAATAAAGAAGTGATCATCGGCTTTGGGCATCCGGTTTATACCATCGCGGATCCGCGAAATGAGGTCATCAAGCGCATTGCCAAGGAGCTGAGCGAAGAAGCTGGAGATATGACACTCTATCGCATTGCGGAGCGGTTGGAGACGGTCATGTGGGAAGAGAAGCGTATGTTTCCTAATTTGGATTGGTACTCGGCCGTAGCCTACCATATTATGGGCATCCCCACAGAGATGTTCACGCCCTTGTTCGTTATTTCGCGCATCACAGGTTGGTCTGCCCATGTTTTTGAGCAGCGGCAGGATGGTAAGATCATTCGTCCAAGTGCCAACTATACCGGTCCAGATAATCGGGATTTTAAACCTATTGCCGAACGGTAGCACCCGTGGCATCGTAGGTAATCATCGTATGAATTGTTTAACATAGCATGTATGAGTGCATATATTTCGAATGAAAGACCTGAAGTTGACCAGGTAATAAAAGATATTGTCGACTATGTCAGCCAGTATAAGGTTGAAAGTCCGGTAGCTTGGCATACGGCCTTCTATTGTTTTCTAGATACCATGGGCTGCGGCTTTGAGGCACTTACCTATCCTGCATGCACGAAGATGCTGGGGCCTGTGGTTCCGGGAACCATCGTGCCGCATGGAGCAAAGGTGCCCGGAACTGCCTATCAGTTGGATCCAATTCAGGCGGCCTTCAATATTGGCACGATGATCCGCTGGCTGGATTTCAATGATACTTGGTTGGCTGCCGAGTGGGGGCATCCCTCCGATAATTTGGGCGGCATATTGGCTACCGCTGATTGGCTAAGTCGTACGCGCATCGCCAATGGCGAGCCGCCGCTAAAGGCCAAGGAGCTGTTGGAGGCGATGGTCATGGCGCATGAGATTCAGGGGGTATTGGCTTTGGAAAACTCCTTCAACAAAGTAGGGCTCGACCATGTGTTACTCGTGAAGGTGGCGTCCACGGCGGTGGTTGGCAAGATGCTTGGTTTAAGCTATGACGAGCTGGTCAATGCGGTGTCCTTGGCTTTTGTTGATGGCCAGGCGCTGCGCACCTACCGGCATGCGCCCAATACCGGTAGCCGCAAGTCTTGGGCGGCCGGCGATGCTACTTCGCGCGCTGTTAAGCTGGCGCTTATTGCCAAGACTGGCGAAATGGGTTATCCTTCTGTGCTCACCGCACCCGTTTGGGGATTTTATGCGGTGTCGTTCCAAGGCAAGGCGTTTAAGTTTCAACGCGATTACGGCAGCTATGTGATGGAAAATGTCTTATTTAAGATCTCTTTTCCGGCAGAATTTCATGCGCAGACGGCCGTAGAGGCTGCTATGCACCTGCATGGCATGTTGAAAGAGTTGGGGAAAACAGCCGAGGATATTGCGAAGATCAATATTCGTACGCACGACGCCGCCATTCGTATTATTGATAAGAAAGGACCATTGCACAATCCGGCCGACCGCGATCACTGCCTGCAGTACATGGTTGCTGTGCCGCTATTGTTTGGACGATTGACGGCCGAGGATTACGAAGATGCGGTGGCTAGCCATCCGCAGATCGATGTGCTACGCGCCAAGATGAGCTGCCTCGAGGATACAAACTTTACCGAAGACTATCACGATCCCGAGAAAAGAGCCATTGCCAATGCATTGACCATCGTCCTGAATGACGGCACGGTGTTGCCCGAGGTGCTGGTGGAATATCCCATCGGACATCCCCGTCGTCGGGAAGAGGGTATTCCCAAGTTGATTGAGAAATATAAACGTAATCTGAAGCGCGTGTTTGCTGAAAAACAACATCAGGCCTTGCTGCAGACCACGTTGGACTATGATACCTTTATTGCGCTAGATGTGCACACCCTCGTGGATATGATGGTTCATTAGCGAGGAAGAAATTGCTGAAGAAGAGGTTTTGTACGGCGCGGGACGAATAGATCACCCGCGCCGATTTTATGTCCTGCCCCTCGTTCCACACTTACAGTTGCCCTTTCCAATTGGATTCCAACCCATCATAAAAGCGGAAGTCTGATTCCGCCAATTGCCTAAGCCTTTCTGGTATATGCCATTCATCACCAAGCGCAGCGAATGCATGGCAATCGTTTACAAAAGTTTTTATGCCTACCTGATCGATGTGGCTAAACACGCCGCCGGTATGGCGAGGGAAGCCAATGCCAAGTATCGAGCCTATGTCTGCGTCGGTTACATCCTGCAATACACCTTCTTCCAAACAGCGAAAACTATCGAGTGCCATCACATGAAGCAATCGTTTTTGGATAGTTCCGCTTTGGTCATTCACCGCTTTTTGCGCGATGCTAGGGTCGTTCCATATAGCTCTTTTTCCCGTTGTTTCGTTATAATTGTAAAAGCCTGCGCCTGTCTTACGTCCATTTCGCCCTGCTACGATAAGCGATTCCAGATACCGATAGCAGCGTTCTTGTCCGGGATGTAGCTGTGGCAAGCTATCATAAACCTGCAACATCAATTTTAAAGATATCTCGTCGAGTACGGCCAGTGGGCCGATGGCAAAGCCTGCCTGCCGCGCTTCCTGCTCTAGCAGTTCGGCTGGCAGCCCTTCCAAAAGCATCGTAACCGCTTCCAGTAGGTAATTGAAAAAAATGCGTGAGG
This genomic window contains:
- a CDS encoding DMT family transporter, coding for MTIKTKSILLGILSALFFAATFVLNRSMSLGGGSWIWSAAFRYYWMIALLLPILLARKELLPLLRTMSKQLGAWLLWSTVGFGIFYAGLTYAASFAPGWLLASTWQITIIAGMCLVPIIGPSHEKLSWKTIFFSLIILFGVFILQIPQAKSVSTTDLLKSILPVLIAAFAYPLGNRKMMQLTQGKLSAIQRLFGMTLASLPFWIVLSVYGVAQESLPNQSMLLQTFFVALLSGVAATWLFFKATDMVRTDQKRLAAVEATQSTEVIFALAGEVLILHAPFPDWFSLVGIAIVILGMLLHSCKS
- the rnhA gene encoding ribonuclease HI, which gives rise to MIELYTDGASSGNPGPGGYGTILRTVYQGNNEAFQGKLIEKEFSGGFRKTTNNRMELLAVIIGLEALKNINQKVTIYSDSKYVIDAIDKKWVFGWIQKGFQGKKNKDLWLRLINLYKHHQVKLVWVKGHAGHPLNERCDQLAVKASKDKANWKIDSVFEVEEKKGLDL
- a CDS encoding alpha-L-fucosidase is translated as MFTLKAQQQPQDDKMTWFEDAKLGVFIHWGIYAVDGISESWAFFNNYLSHERYLRQLDGFTAKKYKPKEWADLIQASGAKYAVITSKHHDGVALWDSQAPEALTTKKHAAAKSDVLSPFIDRLKQTGLKTGIYFSLPDWSHPYYDVHTRTRKRYDIAADPKRWDSYVQYYQQQLDELSKAYRPDLLWFDGDWEHSSAQWDAPGTLQLLRRYNPQIIINSRLNHHGDYETPEQGVPVVKPAGAHWELCYTMNDSWGYQPFDRHYKTPNMIVRTLIDCMAMGGNLLLDIGPKADGTLPEEQVAILRELGRWTKKHGEAVYGTQAGLNDGRLREKNTFSKNGKTLYIYLDSQRARYRLHNLLTPVKNVRIVGQPTKLVYSFKEQLLDVNLPTNAFDAVASVLAVDFDTAPQFAEDKTSTAYSLMEMLAEPSVEDAAEHIAVSSDAGDNIFAGKLTEDGVFLTSEYDAANVELKQWISKHAEVLHDAHAGMPQGHYAGYSALSKDSKTLYLFVEGQPTGPIALKGLKNSIARIRIVGEGSMLSHQIFNKLYWSAIPGIVYIDIPKERLDKKMTVIAVLLDKPIDLYREKVGAIENNL
- a CDS encoding FUSC family protein yields the protein MINALIRRAIASPVLIYTLRCLIGFTIGYLLYTKFVHFELFWSLLSIILVISPEENDSKRLSIERFKSNFVGSVVALLCIIINGNSLYMIVIGMLVTILVCRFFKIMNMARVAVVALLIIMVQPHQEELSYTPILRFASVGIGCLIGLSIVVSSAYILRNIRKRFGIFIDQ
- the lon gene encoding endopeptidase La — its product is MNKNDTFDLNQVLSVINEDTEFFPLMSSQDEEEMSKADIPEILPILPLRNTVLFPGVVIPITVGRDKSIKLVKEAYKGDRTIGVLSQKDMNIEEPTVDQLHKIGTVASIIKILQMPDGNTTVIIQGKQRFRITELLSSEPYLKARVERVPEEKPKVANREFKALISSIKELALQIIQLSPNLPSEAGLAIKNIESPTFLVNFISSNMSLETEQKQSLLETKDFVKRAKTLLEHLTTEIQLLELKNQIQNKVRIDLDKQQRDYFLNQQLKTIQEELGGNTPDLEMQELEKRSKAKKWPVEVQKHFNKELEKLGRINPAAADYSVQINYLELLLDLPWGDYTKDNFDLNRAVKVLDKDHYGLEKVKRRIIEYLAVLKLKNNMKAPILCLVGPPGVGKTSLGKSVAKALGRKYTRMALGGVRDEAEIRGHRKTYIGAMPGRIIQSLKKAGASNPVFVLDEIDKLGSDFKGDPSSALLEVLDPEQNTNFYDHYVEMEYDLSKVMFIATANSLNGIQPALLDRMEIIEVNGYTIEEKIEISKKHLLPKQLEVHGLTKKDANLNNKVIEKIIDEYTRESGVRGLEKKIGSIVRGIATRIVMEKEHSAKIDVPMVEEILGAPIFDKDLYEDNEVAGVVTGLAWTSVGGDILFIESSLSPGKGKLSLTGNLGDVMKESAAIAMAYLRSHAEDFDIDYKVFDQWDVNVHVPAGATPKDGPSAGITMLTALTSLFTQRKVKEKLAMTGEITLRGRVLPVGGIKEKILAAKRANIKEIILCKANEKDILEIKEDYIKDLTFHYVTKMSEVIDLALLKQKVKKAKDLSIKLA